GTCCCTTCGACCAAAGCTGTAGATCGTGTTCTATTGATGACAGCAGCTTTTGAATAGACAGATTCCTGAACGACTGGCTTTAGAAATTGCGTTGCCATTTGTATCGTCATAACATCATTTGCACCCATTGAACGGCAGAGCATTCCCATCGTCGTATCGAGAACGGACATATACATACCACCGTGAATGGTTCCGCGTACATTATCATAGTCTTGACGATAAGGTAAAAATAATTCCACATTGCCCGCTTCTAATTTTTGTGTTTGTAGACCTGCAAATTTCCAAAAAGGACTTGTCTCGAAATCTTGTCGAACTTGTTCCAAGTATTCCACTGTCGTATCGTTCATTTCATTACCTCCTAATGATGTAGTGATTGTTTTATATACCATATCGTAAAGATGTTCTGACGACAATTCAAAGCTTTTTGCCATCCGCAATAAAATTCCTGTTTTCTAATACTTTTCAGTGAAAAGTATATATTTTTTATTCTTTTTCCTTTATAATGAAATCAATTTCATAAGTTTTTTAATTTAGGAAGAGTACCTGTGAGCATCATGCCAATCCAATCACCTGTTATGTAATGGAATAGAGACACTCTCTATTCTTATATCAACAAGCGAAACAGAGTAAAGGTCCCTCTCCAATCTGTCATGTTGGTATTATTTCATGTGGATTGGAGAGGGACTTTTTTATGCGTACAAGACCTTACACATTTTAGATAGAAAGGATGGATGTTACGGTTGGAAAATAAGCTGAAGCTCTACGGCTTTAACAACCTCACCAAAACTCTTAGCTTCAACATTTACGATGTAAGCTATGCAAAAAGTAGAAGAGAGCAAAGTGAGTATATCGCCTATATAGATGAGCAATACAATTCGGAACGTTTAAGGAAAATTCTCTACGATGTCACTGACATGATTGGGGCTCATGTATTGAATGTCAGTAAACAAGACTACGATCCGCAAGGTGCCAGTGTAACCTTGATGATTTCAGAGGAGAAATTCCCTGCATCACAAATTGACCCTTCTTGCAATCAAGGCGCGATTCCTATCATGCCCGATAAAGACTCCGTCGTCAGTCATTTAGACAAAAGCCACGTGACCGTCCATACGTATCCCGAGTATCATCCCGATAACTCCATTGCCACATTTCGTGTAGATATAGACGTGTCGACGTGTGGAGAGATTTCTCCATTGAACGCCCTCGACTACCTGATTGGAAGCTTTGATTCGGATATCATTACCGCAGATTATCGCGTACGTGGATTTACACGTTCAGTCGACGGAAAAAAACTCTTTATGGATCATGCGATCACATCAATCCAAGACTTCATTGACCAAAAAACATTGCAAATGTATGATGCGATCGATGTGAACGTTTACCAATCAAATATCTTCCATACGAAATTACTCATTAAAGAGATTGATTTGCAAGATTACTTATTCAACAAAGACGTTTCAGAAATACCGCCGAAAGAACGCCTTCTAATCTCTCATAATCTCCGCAAAGAGATGATTGAAATCTACAGCGGTTCCAATGTCTATGAAAGTGAGTGAGAAGAGACCATTGAAATTACCACAACATCGCGTTCCAATTATGGAAGCATTGCAGCAATACCAAGAAGCACGTGTCGTTCCCTTTGATGTTCCAGGACACAAACATGGCCGTGGCAATAAAGAACTTGCAGATTTCCTCGGAGAGACTTGCTTGCATCATGACGTGAATTCCATGAAACCTCTCGATAATTTATGTCACCCTGTCTCTGTCATACATGAAGCAGAAGAGTTGGCGGCGGATGCGTTTGGCGCGAAGCACGCCTTCTTGCTCGTAAACGGGACGACCTCTGCCGTACAAGCTATGGTCATGACCGCTTGCAAAGCAGGAGATAAGATTATCATGCCACGAAACGTTCACCGTAGCGCCATTAACGCCTTGATCTTAAGTGGAGCTATTCCTATCTACGTGAATCCTGGAGTACAAGAAGACCTTGGCATTCCACTCGGCATGGCAGTAGATGAAGTAAAGAAAGCAATCGTGGATCACCCTGATGCCAAAGCAATTCTTATTAATAATCCAACTTATTACGGTATCTGCTCGAATCTGCAAGCCATTACTGATCTAGCACACGCACACGGTATGCTCGTGTTAGTGGATGAAGCACATGGCACACATTTTTATTTTAATGACAAATTGCCTGCTTCCGCGATGTCCGTCGGTGCGGATATGGCATCCATTAGTATGCATAAATCAGGTGGATCTTTAACACAAAGTTCATTTTTATTAATTAATAATGAGGTAAGTGAAGGCTATACGCGACAAGTTATTAACCTGACGCAGACTACGAGCGGATCTTATCTATTGATGTCGTCATTGGATATTTCACGTAAAAATCTCGCATTATACGGTCAGGAAATCTTCGATAAAGTGATTAAAATGGCGCAATATACTCGCGATGAAGTCAATCAGATCGGTGGCTATTATGCTTATTCCAAAGAGTTGATCAACGGCGATACAGTCTTTGATTTTGATGAGTCCAAACTGTCGATTCACACACGCCAAATGGGATTGGCCGGCATTGAAGTGTATGATATTTTACGTGATGAATACGATATCCAAATCGAGTTCGGAGACGTAGCGAATATCCTCGCCTATATTTCAGTCGGAGACCGCACGTTGGATCTTGAACGATTGGTTGCGGCACTAGCGGAAATCAATCGTCGTTATAAAAAAGATCCTAGTTCTTTATTCGACCATGAATATATCAATCCCGAAATTGTTCAGTCTCCTCAACAGGCATTTTACGCGGATAAGGAGATAGTATTGCTAGCTGAATCT
This window of the Sporosarcina ureae genome carries:
- a CDS encoding PaaI family thioesterase, yielding MNDTTVEYLEQVRQDFETSPFWKFAGLQTQKLEAGNVELFLPYRQDYDNVRGTIHGGMYMSVLDTTMGMLCRSMGANDVMTIQMATQFLKPVVQESVYSKAAVINRTRSTALVEGTLFNEKDELVAHCTATFKLK
- the speD gene encoding adenosylmethionine decarboxylase, with amino-acid sequence MLRLENKLKLYGFNNLTKTLSFNIYDVSYAKSRREQSEYIAYIDEQYNSERLRKILYDVTDMIGAHVLNVSKQDYDPQGASVTLMISEEKFPASQIDPSCNQGAIPIMPDKDSVVSHLDKSHVTVHTYPEYHPDNSIATFRVDIDVSTCGEISPLNALDYLIGSFDSDIITADYRVRGFTRSVDGKKLFMDHAITSIQDFIDQKTLQMYDAIDVNVYQSNIFHTKLLIKEIDLQDYLFNKDVSEIPPKERLLISHNLRKEMIEIYSGSNVYESE
- a CDS encoding aminotransferase class I/II-fold pyridoxal phosphate-dependent enzyme, coding for MSMKVSEKRPLKLPQHRVPIMEALQQYQEARVVPFDVPGHKHGRGNKELADFLGETCLHHDVNSMKPLDNLCHPVSVIHEAEELAADAFGAKHAFLLVNGTTSAVQAMVMTACKAGDKIIMPRNVHRSAINALILSGAIPIYVNPGVQEDLGIPLGMAVDEVKKAIVDHPDAKAILINNPTYYGICSNLQAITDLAHAHGMLVLVDEAHGTHFYFNDKLPASAMSVGADMASISMHKSGGSLTQSSFLLINNEVSEGYTRQVINLTQTTSGSYLLMSSLDISRKNLALYGQEIFDKVIKMAQYTRDEVNQIGGYYAYSKELINGDTVFDFDESKLSIHTRQMGLAGIEVYDILRDEYDIQIEFGDVANILAYISVGDRTLDLERLVAALAEINRRYKKDPSSLFDHEYINPEIVQSPQQAFYADKEIVLLAESAGRVASEFVMCYPPGIPIVAPGERITNEIIEYIDYCKDKGCFLTGTEDSNVNYINVVKEDV